The segment GTCCTGTAGCGCCTCCGTACACTCCCGGATCGCGCTGCCAAAATCCTTGAGCTGATAATAGCCATAGCAGACGTAGTATTGGTCCGGCGTGCGACGGCGCAGGGCGATGGCGGCCTTTTCATAGGCCGCGAGATCGGCATATTGGTTCAGCCGCTCATAAACCTGCGCCGTCGCTTCATAGATATTCGCCAGCGCAACGTCTTTCTCTTCCTCGTTTGGAAAACGCGCTGAAGCGGAATCTGTCAGCGCTTCCTGATATTTTTTGAGCGCGTTGTCATAGAAGCCCTTCATATACCAGGATTGCCCGACAAGCGCGTCAATGACGTAATTGATGTTGTGCGGCTTGTCCTCGCTCAGCTGGGTGTCGCTGTGCATGGCGTCGGCGGCGGCTTGCAGCATTATTGCCGAAAAGAGATCGGCGCCGTTCGTCCACAGCATCTGCTCGAGCATTTCTTGGATGAACACGCCAAACTGATATTTGTCCGTGTGATCAAGGGTAGCATCATGTGTCATCATGGGCAGTTGTCAGAAGTTCTGATCGCGCTTGCCGCACGATCTGCCATCCGCCTCTGACGCCAAGCGTAGCCATTATCGTGGCGACGATCAGGTCTGGCCATGCAGCTCCACTGCCGAAGACGCCGGCTGCCGCTGCAAGCACGGCAAGATTGCCGATCGCATCATTGCGCGAACAAATCCACACCGAGCGCATGTTCGCTTCGCTGGCGCGGAAGCGATAGAGCATCAGCGCGATACCGCCATTGGCGAGAAGCGCCAAGACGCCGACCACGCCCATCGTCTCGGCCTTGGGCAAGGTACCGGCATAGGCATGCCATGCCGTCGAAAGGAGTACAGCGGCGCCTAGAAGGCCAAGCGACCAACCTTTCACCAGCGCGGCCCATGCGCGCCAGCTCACCGCCATGCCGGCGACGCCGAGGCTAATCGTATAATTGGCGGCGTCGCCCAGGAAGTCGATCGCATCCGCCTGAAGAGACGCTGAAACTGCTGCGATACCGAGGGCGATCTCGGCCAGGAACATGGCAGTGTTGACGGCCAGCGCGATCCAAAGGGCCCGGCGCCATTGCCGGCTATTGGGCAGCGTCTCGGAATGGCAATGATCGTCGTGGCAGCACCCAGCCATGCGTGACCTCGTAGAATGCGGTACGCACCCCATATGCACCCTGTAGTCACTACAGGGTCAAGGGCATGGCACGGCTGACAATCGGCAATCTTGCGAAGCGGACGACGACGAAGGTGGAGACCATCCGGTACTACGAGCGGATCGGCCTTTTACCCATTCCGGGACGTACCGAAGGCAACTACCGTTCCTACGCTGAAGCGCACCTTAGCCGCCTCAGCTTCATTCGACGCGCTCGTGATCTGGGCTTTTCCCTAGATCAGGTGCGCGAGTTGCTGGGCCTGGCGGACAAACGGGATCGTTCCTGCGAGGCCGTGGACCTCATCGCGCGGCAACATCTGGTGGAGGTCGAACGAAAGATCGCGGATCTGGCCTCGCTTCGGGACGAACTCACCGATCTTATCGGCCGGTGTCGTCGCGGCACGATCGCCGAATGCCGCATTATCGAAACCCTGGCGCCAGCCTCTGCGCAGGGCACAGCCTGAGACGGTGGCGCATGCCTTTCCGGCGCTATGCGTCGCCCCGTCGCTCATACAAATTTTCTGGCAGCGATGTCGCCTCAAGCTGAATTATCTGCTGGACAATGATATATTATATCATTACGTCTCTCTTTCGCTGAGGGACTGTCGGCCCAGTGAACAGACGCGTCTGTCGTCCGTGCCTGCGCTACCCATTGCTATGCGCAGCCCACGTGGTGAAGGCGAGCATCAGGCGAGCAGCATTAGTTTTTGGCTGCAACTTTCGGGTGGGAAACACGTGAGGAAGCTCTCTATTTCGGTGGTTTTTGCGGCAATGCTTACCGCCGGGCCTGTCACAACTGCCTTTGCCGCATCATCGGTGCCGATCAATGCAATCGGTGTCGAAAACGAATACGCTGATGTGATTTCGCAAGTCGGCGGACAATACGTACGCGTTCAGGCCGTCGAGACGGATCCGAATACTGACCCGCACACCTTCGAGGCCAGTCCGAAGGTCGCAAGGGAGATCGCCGCAGCTCAACTGATCGTCGAAAACGGCGTGGGTTATGATGCGTGGGCAGACAAGATCATGTCTGCTTCGGCCAGGCCCAATCGCAAGGTGATCAACGTCCAGACTTTGCTGGGATTGCCAGACAACACGGCGAACCCGCATCTCTGGTATGACCCGAAGACGATGCCGGCTGTCGCCAAGGCGATCGCCGCCGATCTCGCCGCATTGCAGCCAGCGCAGGCAGCCTATTTCCACGCCAATGCAGATAAATTTATCGCGTCGCTCGAACCCTGGAACGCGGCAATCGCCGCCTTCAAGGTGAAATACGGCCAGACCCCGATTGCCGTCACTGAACCGGTTGCCGATTACATGCTGGAAGCCATGGGTTTTAACATATTGACGCCCTTCAGCCTACAAAAAGCAATCATGGATGGCACTGACCCGGCTCCGCAGGACGTCACGACCCAGAACGACCTATTTGCTACCAACAGAGTGAAGGTTTTCGCCTACAACCAGCAGGTGACGGATACCTTGACCAAATCCTTCTTGGATGAATCGCGGAAGGCGGGTATTCCGGTGGTCGGCGTCTACGAAACCATGCCGACACCGGGCTACACTTATCAATCGTGGATGCTGGCTGAGGTCGCTGCACTTGA is part of the Methylovirgula ligni genome and harbors:
- a CDS encoding cation transporter, coding for MAGCCHDDHCHSETLPNSRQWRRALWIALAVNTAMFLAEIALGIAAVSASLQADAIDFLGDAANYTISLGVAGMAVSWRAWAALVKGWSLGLLGAAVLLSTAWHAYAGTLPKAETMGVVGVLALLANGGIALMLYRFRASEANMRSVWICSRNDAIGNLAVLAAAAGVFGSGAAWPDLIVATIMATLGVRGGWQIVRQARSELLTTAHDDT
- a CDS encoding tetratricopeptide repeat protein encodes the protein MFIQEMLEQMLWTNGADLFSAIMLQAAADAMHSDTQLSEDKPHNINYVIDALVGQSWYMKGFYDNALKKYQEALTDSASARFPNEEEKDVALANIYEATAQVYERLNQYADLAAYEKAAIALRRRTPDQYYVCYGYYQLKDFGSAIRECTEALQDQPANLKARYWRARAHQDAGDKGAALKDFEMVANSEDSFRASAAIEMSMIYFGRGDNRGALSILNEYKYLYDPNFTIKSDVAVAYNNRCYALMQLDKLREALADCTASLKYGNIPDSYRKERELLKRLGAI
- a CDS encoding MerR family transcriptional regulator; translation: MARLTIGNLAKRTTTKVETIRYYERIGLLPIPGRTEGNYRSYAEAHLSRLSFIRRARDLGFSLDQVRELLGLADKRDRSCEAVDLIARQHLVEVERKIADLASLRDELTDLIGRCRRGTIAECRIIETLAPASAQGTA
- a CDS encoding metal ABC transporter solute-binding protein, Zn/Mn family produces the protein MRKLSISVVFAAMLTAGPVTTAFAASSVPINAIGVENEYADVISQVGGQYVRVQAVETDPNTDPHTFEASPKVAREIAAAQLIVENGVGYDAWADKIMSASARPNRKVINVQTLLGLPDNTANPHLWYDPKTMPAVAKAIAADLAALQPAQAAYFHANADKFIASLEPWNAAIAAFKVKYGQTPIAVTEPVADYMLEAMGFNILTPFSLQKAIMDGTDPAPQDVTTQNDLFATNRVKVFAYNQQVTDTLTKSFLDESRKAGIPVVGVYETMPTPGYTYQSWMLAEVAALEKALTNKVSTETLQK